One genomic segment of Pseudonocardia sp. T1-2H includes these proteins:
- a CDS encoding glycerophosphodiester phosphodiesterase family protein: MAAASPVVPPARPIDLQAHRGGMELSVESSLLSFGTALDLGVSTLELDVQITADGHAMVSHDRKVNGDVCTDTPCWTWASTA; this comes from the coding sequence GTGGCCGCGGCGTCGCCGGTCGTCCCGCCGGCGCGGCCGATCGACCTGCAGGCCCACCGCGGCGGGATGGAACTGTCGGTGGAGAGCTCGCTGCTGTCCTTCGGCACCGCGCTCGACCTCGGGGTCTCCACCCTGGAGCTCGACGTCCAGATCACCGCGGACGGGCACGCGATGGTCAGCCACGACCGGAAGGTCAACGGGGACGTCTGCACCGACACGCCCTGCTGGACATGGGCGTCGACGGCCTGA